From Denitrovibrio acetiphilus DSM 12809, the proteins below share one genomic window:
- a CDS encoding TerC family protein yields the protein MEFIFSFEVIVALLTLTVLEIVLGIDNIIFISILTGRLEESEQDKARIIGLALAMLMRIGLVFMIFVIVGMTKPLFEVRGFAVSLRDLILFCGGLFLLAKSTTEIHHAVEVAEDKLAGKKKITSFSKVIVQIVLVDMVFSIDSVITAVGMVSHVWIMVVAIVISVGVMMAASGAISDFIGKHPTLKVLALSFLILIGMSLIGESLHFHIPKGYLYFAMAFSSCVEILNIKMRSNTSKPAV from the coding sequence ATGGAATTTATCTTTAGTTTTGAAGTTATTGTTGCTCTGCTGACTCTGACAGTGCTGGAGATTGTACTTGGAATCGACAATATAATCTTCATAAGCATACTCACAGGCAGGCTGGAGGAGAGCGAGCAGGATAAGGCCAGAATCATAGGGCTTGCCCTTGCCATGCTGATGCGTATAGGGCTTGTCTTCATGATATTCGTTATCGTTGGCATGACAAAGCCTCTCTTCGAAGTGCGCGGCTTTGCTGTTTCGCTGCGGGATCTGATACTTTTCTGCGGAGGGCTCTTTCTGCTGGCTAAAAGCACAACAGAGATCCACCATGCAGTAGAAGTTGCAGAAGATAAGCTGGCGGGCAAGAAGAAGATTACATCATTTTCAAAAGTGATAGTCCAGATAGTATTGGTGGATATGGTTTTCTCTATTGATTCAGTGATAACTGCAGTCGGTATGGTCAGTCATGTCTGGATAATGGTTGTGGCTATTGTCATATCTGTTGGCGTGATGATGGCTGCTTCGGGAGCTATCAGTGATTTTATCGGCAAACACCCTACACTGAAGGTTCTTGCGCTCTCATTTCTTATCCTGATCGGTATGAGCCTTATCGGGGAGAGCCTACACTTTCATATACCAAAAGGTTACCTGTATTTTGCAATGGCATTTTCTTCGTGTGTTGAAATACTGAATATAAAGATGCGCAGTAACACAAGCAAACCTGCTGTTTAA
- a CDS encoding ABC transporter permease, with protein sequence MIEVLLYATIKAGTPILFATLGAIIMERSGIINLGIEGLMLIGALSGFATALFTGNLFLAVLASFFAGVAAGSIHGVITIYLRGNQIVSGLSLTMFGVGVTALFGRSLVGRTIDGFSKVDIPVLSKIPVIGPGLFNHDILVYFSVLLVILIRLFFYKTKWGLYLRSVGENPSAADTSGINVNRYRMWAVLVGSGLAGVGGGYLSLAYTPFWAENMSAGRGWIAVALVIFAQWNSTRALAGAYLFGGINAIQLRMQAMGTTISAHILEMLPYIFTIIVLVIATMRLEKGSTPQPESLGLPYDREDRK encoded by the coding sequence ATGATAGAAGTGCTCCTGTATGCAACGATAAAAGCCGGAACTCCGATACTTTTCGCAACACTCGGTGCAATAATAATGGAACGTTCAGGTATTATAAACCTCGGGATAGAAGGGTTGATGCTGATAGGCGCACTTTCAGGGTTTGCTACAGCGCTCTTCACAGGAAACCTGTTTCTTGCTGTGCTGGCTTCATTCTTTGCCGGTGTTGCGGCGGGTTCAATCCACGGGGTCATCACCATCTACCTCAGAGGCAACCAGATCGTAAGCGGACTGTCCCTTACGATGTTCGGTGTTGGGGTAACAGCTCTTTTCGGTCGCTCCCTTGTGGGGCGCACTATCGACGGGTTTTCAAAGGTCGATATACCTGTTCTTTCAAAAATACCTGTGATAGGTCCGGGACTTTTCAACCATGACATACTTGTATATTTCAGCGTGCTTCTGGTAATACTTATCAGGCTGTTTTTTTATAAAACCAAATGGGGTCTGTATCTTCGTTCTGTTGGAGAAAACCCCTCAGCAGCAGATACATCCGGCATCAACGTAAACAGATACCGCATGTGGGCTGTTCTGGTAGGCTCTGGTCTGGCAGGTGTAGGAGGCGGTTATCTTTCGCTGGCATATACCCCATTCTGGGCGGAAAACATGTCCGCAGGACGCGGATGGATTGCCGTTGCCCTTGTTATCTTTGCCCAGTGGAACAGCACAAGAGCACTTGCCGGTGCTTACCTTTTCGGCGGAATAAACGCAATACAACTCCGGATGCAGGCCATGGGAACAACAATCTCAGCCCACATTTTGGAGATGCTTCCATATATCTTCACTATAATCGTGCTTGTAATAGCAACGATGAGACTTGAAAAGGGCTCAACGCCTCAACCCGAAAGTCTGGGGCTGCCGTATGACAGGGAGGACAGAAAATGA
- a CDS encoding BMP family ABC transporter substrate-binding protein, whose product MKKLMLLAVISAFLAITGCSDKPKEESQTEAAKTAETAKDIKAAFVYVGPVGDAGWTYSHDLGRKVMAELPFVKETNYIESVPEGAESVRIITSLAQKGYNLIFTTSFGYMDPTIEVASKFPEVTFMHCSGYKSSDNVGTYFGRMYQPRYLSGVLAGKMTKTNVIGYAAAFPIPEVIRGINAFTLGVRSVNPDAVVKVVWTQTWFDPAKERDAAESLLDVNSDIIAMHQDTPAALQAAEKRGALAIGYNTVMQEQVPNAWLTAPVWNWGSVYTKIAEEVHDGTWKSQDLWGGIAEGYVDISPMSDKIPADVQAYVLEQKAKIASGELHVFSGEIKDNKGNIAVEAGKTMTDGEMLGMNFLVEGVQGNIPG is encoded by the coding sequence ATGAAAAAACTGATGCTTCTTGCCGTAATTTCGGCATTTCTCGCTATAACAGGCTGTTCTGACAAGCCGAAAGAAGAGTCTCAGACCGAGGCTGCAAAAACTGCTGAAACAGCAAAAGACATCAAAGCCGCATTCGTCTATGTCGGACCGGTTGGCGATGCAGGCTGGACATATTCACACGATCTCGGACGCAAAGTTATGGCTGAACTCCCATTCGTAAAAGAGACTAACTACATCGAATCTGTTCCTGAAGGGGCAGAATCTGTCAGAATTATAACAAGCCTCGCTCAGAAAGGCTACAACCTCATCTTCACTACCAGCTTCGGATACATGGATCCTACCATTGAGGTAGCTTCTAAATTCCCTGAAGTAACATTTATGCACTGCTCAGGATACAAATCATCCGACAACGTGGGCACATACTTCGGACGCATGTACCAGCCTAGATATCTTTCAGGAGTTTTAGCAGGCAAAATGACCAAAACAAACGTTATAGGGTACGCTGCTGCTTTCCCAATTCCTGAAGTTATCAGAGGCATAAACGCATTTACTCTCGGAGTCAGAAGCGTAAACCCTGACGCAGTCGTTAAAGTTGTCTGGACACAGACATGGTTTGACCCTGCAAAAGAGCGTGACGCAGCGGAATCACTCCTTGACGTTAACTCAGATATTATAGCAATGCATCAGGATACACCTGCGGCTCTTCAGGCTGCTGAAAAACGCGGTGCTCTTGCCATCGGGTACAACACTGTAATGCAGGAACAGGTTCCCAATGCATGGCTCACAGCTCCTGTATGGAACTGGGGATCAGTTTACACAAAAATCGCTGAAGAAGTACACGACGGTACATGGAAATCTCAGGATCTCTGGGGGGGGATAGCTGAAGGATATGTTGATATATCCCCGATGTCGGATAAAATACCGGCAGATGTTCAAGCCTATGTGCTGGAACAAAAAGCCAAGATCGCATCCGGTGAGCTGCACGTCTTCTCCGGTGAGATCAAAGACAATAAAGGTAATATCGCTGTCGAAGCCGGTAAGACCATGACAGACGGAGAAATGCTCGGAATGAATTTCCTCGTTGAAGGTGTTCAGGGTAACATCCCAGGCTAA
- a CDS encoding lysine exporter LysO family protein, with product MMIFLMLTAVIAGTALSYTHILSAALIAGCLSITQTSLIILLFLIGFDIGNNRESLRALIKADRNALLIPAGTIIGTLAGGFVVSLITSLSANEGMAIAAGFGWHSLSGIMLAEMKGSDIGAIAFLSNVFRENIAILSMPLLAKMVGSHAAIATGGATTMDVTLPVIEKFCGKNAAILGFINGVILSTLVPIILPLF from the coding sequence ATGATGATATTTCTTATGCTCACGGCTGTTATCGCAGGGACAGCACTTTCATACACACATATACTCTCCGCCGCTCTTATAGCAGGCTGTCTTAGTATTACTCAGACCTCACTCATAATACTACTCTTCCTCATAGGCTTCGACATAGGGAACAACCGGGAATCACTGCGTGCGCTCATCAAAGCTGACAGGAATGCACTTCTCATACCGGCAGGAACTATAATCGGGACGCTTGCCGGCGGTTTTGTTGTTTCGCTGATAACAAGCCTTTCTGCAAACGAAGGGATGGCTATTGCTGCGGGGTTCGGCTGGCATTCACTTTCAGGGATAATGCTTGCAGAGATGAAAGGGAGCGATATAGGAGCGATTGCGTTTCTGTCAAACGTCTTCAGGGAGAATATAGCCATACTGTCTATGCCCCTGCTCGCCAAAATGGTTGGTTCTCATGCAGCGATAGCCACAGGCGGAGCCACAACAATGGACGTGACACTGCCTGTTATTGAAAAATTCTGCGGTAAAAATGCCGCAATACTCGGCTTTATCAACGGCGTGATTCTGTCTACACTGGTACCTATTATACTTCCGCTCTTTTAA
- a CDS encoding ABC transporter ATP-binding protein: MKPILQIEKITKTFPGVKALDNVSLSVYEGEIHTLLGENGAGKSTLMNVLNGLYKPDSGQLVIDGKPQLFNSPKDSIKAGIGMVHQHFMLVRNHSVLENILLSVEGLKSLFNKKLIIKQVEDILTRFDMDIDLNEPMWKLSIGSQQWVELIKLLIRDCRVLILDEPTAVLTPQEADKLFSFLLKLRSEGKSIIFISHKMREVMALSDRVTILKKGTTVQELTKGNFDEHKLANLMIGGDDVPAWERKHKDIGSETLRIEGLSVDNDKGLSDLENFTISLRKGEILGIAGIAGNGQKALAEVMTGLREAKSGRILLEGQDITRDNSRKKHIAGIAHVPEDRKSMGIAPEMPIAENLILKSYKDKKFRRSFLQNKKAINENAVKLIKDFAIKAGPAGTPVRLLSGGNIQKVIIARELSLEPSVLVALYPTRGLDIGSAEYVHKVIMDARDKDMSTILISEDLDELLKLSDRVAVMFRGGVTGTVDPKNTTREEIGLLMSGEKQK; this comes from the coding sequence TTGAAACCTATACTCCAGATAGAAAAAATTACAAAAACCTTCCCGGGTGTGAAGGCACTGGACAACGTATCGCTCAGTGTCTACGAAGGAGAAATACACACCCTGCTTGGTGAAAACGGCGCCGGCAAAAGCACACTGATGAATGTCCTGAACGGACTTTATAAGCCGGACAGCGGACAGCTCGTCATTGACGGCAAACCACAGCTATTCAACTCTCCAAAGGATTCCATAAAGGCGGGCATAGGCATGGTGCACCAGCACTTTATGCTGGTACGAAACCATAGCGTTCTCGAAAATATCCTCCTTTCTGTGGAAGGTCTTAAATCGCTCTTTAATAAAAAACTTATTATCAAGCAGGTAGAAGACATCTTAACCCGCTTTGATATGGACATAGACCTTAACGAACCTATGTGGAAACTCTCCATAGGCTCACAGCAATGGGTCGAGCTTATTAAACTTCTTATCAGGGACTGCCGTGTTCTTATCCTTGATGAACCAACAGCAGTTCTCACCCCGCAGGAAGCAGATAAACTATTCTCCTTCCTTCTGAAACTTCGCAGTGAAGGTAAATCTATAATATTTATTTCCCACAAAATGCGCGAAGTCATGGCTCTTTCAGACAGGGTTACGATACTTAAAAAAGGCACTACTGTTCAGGAGCTGACCAAGGGCAATTTCGACGAACATAAGCTGGCAAACCTCATGATTGGCGGCGATGATGTTCCTGCATGGGAACGCAAGCATAAGGACATAGGCAGCGAAACCCTCAGAATTGAAGGACTGAGTGTAGATAATGACAAAGGGCTGAGCGACCTTGAAAATTTCACAATATCCCTTCGCAAAGGCGAAATCCTTGGTATCGCAGGGATTGCAGGAAACGGACAGAAAGCTCTCGCCGAGGTTATGACAGGGCTGAGAGAAGCAAAATCAGGTCGGATACTGCTGGAAGGTCAGGATATCACAAGGGACAACAGCCGTAAGAAACATATTGCAGGGATAGCGCACGTTCCGGAAGACAGAAAAAGTATGGGGATAGCTCCGGAAATGCCTATAGCCGAAAACCTCATTCTTAAAAGCTACAAAGACAAGAAATTCAGAAGATCATTCCTACAAAACAAAAAAGCAATAAACGAAAACGCAGTAAAACTTATAAAAGACTTCGCTATAAAAGCAGGTCCGGCAGGAACCCCTGTCCGCCTGCTTTCCGGTGGGAACATCCAGAAAGTAATCATAGCACGGGAGCTGTCACTTGAACCGTCCGTTCTGGTAGCGCTTTACCCAACGAGAGGTCTGGACATAGGCTCTGCGGAATACGTACACAAAGTCATTATGGATGCACGGGACAAAGACATGAGCACTATACTTATATCTGAAGACCTGGATGAGCTCCTAAAGCTTTCAGACAGAGTGGCAGTCATGTTCAGGGGCGGAGTTACAGGCACCGTAGACCCTAAGAACACGACCAGAGAAGAGATCGGTCTTCTCATGAGCGGGGAGAAACAGAAATGA
- a CDS encoding iron chelate uptake ABC transporter family permease subunit yields MDIFFTSLIEPLTKMYFLKALIGGSIVAVVCAVAGCLVILQRMAFLGDALSHAMIAGVGAGYLFMKVFFGIEAAAGAMLVGSLIAAMITVFMIGFVAKVSRIKEDTSIGIMYTGIFAAGVVLVSVFSKYIHIDIVHFIMGDILGISDTDMIVSSIVSATVLSVIILFFRYFKLTSFDPVMAASIGVPVLFFKYLFTGCVSLIVVSAVSMVGVILVVGLLITPAATAYLLTDRLEKMMALAALFGFTSILGGLYLSLWMNSAGGGAIMLFATVQFLAVLIFAPRYGMLADMLRSRRAVPQQLTEDIIGSVFKSNGEITLQSLTGYVEAGKKQFKNALNRLTADGLIINKGETISLTEKGKAEALRLKKAHRVWETYLHHMGVPSDQLHEQAHVLEHYNDADAIQYIYEQMGSPVTDPHGAVIPDIYADGSFCLTQMFGFSGNKVVVVTIDTDKGIKPGDIVKVSQDDEGFVVEKDGQTIELTQKEAASLTVKLPDNL; encoded by the coding sequence ATGGATATATTTTTCACATCTTTAATAGAACCGCTTACCAAGATGTACTTTCTGAAAGCACTAATAGGCGGGAGCATTGTCGCTGTGGTATGCGCTGTCGCAGGGTGTCTTGTAATACTTCAGCGGATGGCATTTTTGGGTGACGCACTCTCTCATGCCATGATAGCAGGGGTCGGTGCCGGATATTTGTTTATGAAAGTTTTTTTCGGCATAGAGGCAGCAGCGGGGGCGATGCTTGTAGGGTCTCTGATAGCAGCAATGATTACGGTTTTTATGATAGGCTTTGTAGCAAAGGTTTCACGCATAAAGGAAGATACGTCGATAGGGATAATGTACACTGGTATATTTGCCGCCGGCGTGGTTCTTGTCTCTGTTTTCAGTAAATATATCCACATAGACATTGTTCACTTCATTATGGGGGATATACTCGGGATATCAGATACAGATATGATTGTGTCTTCCATAGTTTCGGCAACAGTTCTTTCTGTGATCATCCTCTTTTTCAGATATTTTAAGCTGACAAGCTTTGACCCTGTAATGGCCGCTTCCATAGGTGTTCCGGTTTTATTTTTTAAATATCTGTTCACCGGATGCGTTTCACTGATAGTTGTCTCCGCTGTAAGTATGGTGGGGGTAATACTTGTCGTGGGACTCCTTATAACACCGGCAGCAACAGCATACCTTCTCACCGACAGACTCGAAAAAATGATGGCGCTCGCGGCTCTCTTCGGGTTCACAAGCATTCTCGGCGGACTGTATCTTTCTCTTTGGATGAACTCCGCAGGGGGCGGTGCAATAATGCTGTTTGCAACCGTACAGTTCCTTGCGGTTCTGATTTTCGCACCGAGATACGGAATGCTTGCAGACATGCTGCGCAGCAGACGTGCAGTACCGCAACAGCTCACAGAGGATATAATAGGAAGCGTATTTAAATCCAATGGAGAAATTACTCTCCAGTCACTCACAGGTTATGTTGAAGCCGGCAAAAAGCAGTTTAAAAATGCACTGAACAGACTAACAGCAGATGGACTTATAATTAACAAAGGTGAGACAATAAGCCTCACGGAAAAGGGAAAAGCAGAAGCTTTACGCCTTAAAAAAGCACACAGGGTTTGGGAAACATATCTGCACCATATGGGTGTTCCTTCTGACCAGCTCCACGAACAGGCGCACGTCCTTGAGCATTATAATGATGCAGATGCTATTCAGTATATATATGAACAAATGGGCTCCCCCGTCACAGACCCTCACGGAGCGGTGATACCCGACATATACGCAGACGGTTCCTTCTGTCTGACTCAGATGTTCGGCTTTTCAGGAAACAAAGTAGTTGTAGTAACAATAGATACTGACAAAGGGATAAAGCCCGGAGATATCGTAAAGGTTTCGCAGGACGATGAGGGATTTGTTGTGGAAAAGGACGGTCAGACAATAGAGCTTACCCAAAAAGAAGCCGCCAGTCTCACCGTAAAACTGCCGGATAATCTTTGA
- a CDS encoding amino acid ABC transporter ATP-binding protein codes for MIKANDVIKIYPNGVKALKGVSLEVAKSEVLVIIGPSGSGKSTILRSLNLLEEVQGGHISIDGEALTNPKTNINKIREEVGMVFQSFNLFPHKTVIQNITMAPIHVKGIKKAQAEIIAEGLLEKVGLSDKRDSYPGQLSGGQQQRVAIARALAMKPKVMLFDEPTSALDPEMIGEVLDVIKDLAKDGMTMVVVTHEMGFAREVADRIIFMDEGMKIEEDTPEEIYHNPKSERLKLFLSQIL; via the coding sequence ATGATAAAAGCTAATGACGTAATAAAAATATATCCAAATGGAGTGAAAGCTCTGAAAGGTGTCTCACTGGAAGTTGCAAAGAGCGAAGTGCTCGTTATTATCGGTCCTTCGGGGTCTGGTAAGTCTACGATCCTGCGTTCGCTTAACCTGCTTGAAGAGGTTCAGGGTGGGCACATAAGCATTGACGGCGAGGCTCTTACAAATCCGAAAACTAATATTAACAAGATCAGAGAAGAGGTGGGGATGGTTTTTCAGTCTTTTAACCTCTTTCCTCATAAGACTGTAATTCAGAACATCACTATGGCGCCTATACACGTTAAAGGGATAAAGAAAGCACAGGCTGAAATCATTGCCGAAGGACTTCTTGAAAAAGTAGGACTGTCCGACAAACGCGATTCTTATCCCGGACAGCTCTCCGGTGGGCAGCAGCAGCGTGTTGCTATCGCCAGAGCACTTGCCATGAAGCCGAAGGTTATGCTCTTTGACGAGCCCACATCTGCCCTTGACCCGGAGATGATAGGGGAGGTTCTGGATGTTATTAAGGATCTCGCTAAAGATGGGATGACAATGGTTGTTGTCACTCATGAGATGGGCTTTGCAAGAGAGGTCGCAGACCGGATAATCTTTATGGATGAAGGAATGAAGATTGAAGAGGATACTCCGGAAGAGATTTACCACAACCCTAAAAGTGAGCGTCTGAAGTTGTTTCTCAGTCAGATCCTTTAG
- a CDS encoding phosphoribosyltransferase family protein, with protein sequence MRKAQQTLIDLIKKFGEVNGEIVKVDRLLNHMVDIDLIKEIGEDIAEKFADVSVDKILTVEASGIPGAQAAAFSMHKDYIFAKKKNPITMKGFFSAESFSFTKNEHTTLYVSKEVLKKGDRILFVDDFYAKGNTLKAIKKIIEQAEAELVGVAVIVDKNDTPDIHSILTLSQLKSAMGK encoded by the coding sequence ATGAGAAAAGCTCAGCAGACACTGATAGACCTTATAAAGAAATTCGGCGAGGTCAACGGAGAAATAGTCAAAGTTGACAGACTGCTGAACCACATGGTGGACATAGACCTCATCAAAGAGATAGGGGAAGATATCGCTGAAAAATTTGCAGATGTCTCAGTTGATAAGATCCTCACGGTAGAAGCAAGCGGTATACCGGGCGCACAGGCTGCTGCCTTCAGCATGCATAAGGACTATATATTTGCTAAAAAGAAAAACCCTATCACGATGAAAGGTTTCTTCTCTGCCGAAAGCTTTTCATTCACCAAAAACGAACACACAACGCTCTACGTATCTAAAGAAGTTCTTAAAAAAGGTGACCGCATCCTCTTTGTTGATGACTTTTACGCAAAAGGCAATACCCTTAAAGCAATTAAAAAAATTATAGAACAAGCAGAAGCAGAACTTGTCGGAGTAGCTGTTATAGTTGATAAAAACGATACACCCGACATACACAGCATCCTGACTCTCAGCCAGCTTAAATCAGCTATGGGTAAATAG
- a CDS encoding LysO family transporter gives MLNLVIALTVGVAVGFFMPSGFMSKPKSLIFYTALLGLLFFMGVNLGRDPELLSKLAHFGIISLVMSFTVVVFSVISVVVLVKLFSGQKQ, from the coding sequence ATGCTTAATCTGGTAATAGCTCTTACAGTCGGAGTTGCTGTAGGTTTTTTTATGCCAAGCGGTTTTATGAGCAAACCTAAATCTCTGATATTCTACACCGCCCTTCTCGGTCTGCTCTTCTTTATGGGGGTTAATCTGGGGCGAGACCCTGAGCTCCTCTCAAAACTTGCTCACTTCGGTATAATATCACTCGTGATGAGCTTCACTGTTGTCGTTTTCAGTGTTATTTCAGTGGTTGTTCTTGTAAAACTTTTCAGCGGGCAAAAACAATGA
- a CDS encoding ABC transporter permease: MIKFIKRRNRSKLFTFTAPFVSVLLALATAGIIMLFAGVNPLEAYAGMLQESVGSFYGLSETLVKATPLILTGLGVSLAFRMQIWNIGAEGQLMMGAVGAAWVALYSGISGYAILPVMFFTAAVFGGLWAGVAGFLKAKFRVNEIIVTLLMNYIAISIVSFLIYGPWKDPKGFNFPLTPQFAEFARLGSIFNTRLHYGFIMALVLVLVMYIFMEKTIWGYEIRVIGNNPNAAKYAGIKIDRSIIGVLFLSGALAGVAGFSEVAGIQFRLQEGISSGYGYTAIIVAWLAGRSALGVLLVSIIMSIILVGGDSLQILMGLPVAFVNLFQGLILFFILASDFFINNEIKLIRENQ, encoded by the coding sequence ATGATTAAGTTTATCAAACGCAGAAACAGATCAAAGCTTTTCACCTTCACCGCTCCATTTGTCTCCGTACTGCTGGCTCTGGCAACTGCCGGAATCATCATGCTCTTTGCAGGGGTAAACCCTCTGGAGGCATATGCAGGTATGCTTCAAGAGTCAGTTGGCTCTTTTTACGGGCTCAGCGAAACACTTGTGAAAGCAACTCCTCTTATCCTTACAGGGTTGGGTGTTTCACTCGCATTTCGTATGCAGATATGGAACATCGGCGCAGAAGGACAGCTTATGATGGGCGCAGTAGGTGCTGCATGGGTGGCTCTTTATTCAGGCATAAGCGGATACGCTATCCTTCCGGTAATGTTTTTCACCGCTGCTGTCTTCGGTGGTCTATGGGCTGGCGTTGCCGGCTTTCTCAAGGCAAAATTCAGAGTGAACGAGATAATCGTAACACTTCTTATGAACTATATAGCAATATCAATAGTATCTTTCCTGATCTATGGACCGTGGAAAGACCCTAAAGGTTTTAACTTCCCCCTGACTCCGCAATTCGCTGAATTTGCCAGACTCGGCTCAATTTTCAACACACGTCTTCATTACGGTTTCATAATGGCGCTCGTGCTGGTACTGGTTATGTACATTTTCATGGAAAAAACCATATGGGGCTACGAAATAAGAGTCATAGGCAACAACCCGAACGCTGCGAAATATGCCGGTATCAAAATAGACCGGTCTATAATAGGGGTGCTCTTTCTCAGTGGAGCACTTGCGGGTGTTGCAGGTTTCTCTGAGGTAGCAGGGATTCAGTTCAGGCTTCAGGAGGGGATATCCAGCGGATATGGTTATACGGCGATAATAGTCGCATGGCTGGCTGGCAGAAGCGCTCTCGGAGTGCTTTTAGTTTCTATAATAATGAGTATAATCCTTGTGGGCGGCGACAGTCTCCAGATACTTATGGGGCTGCCTGTGGCATTTGTTAATCTCTTCCAAGGGCTGATACTCTTTTTCATCCTTGCATCTGACTTTTTTATTAATAACGAAATAAAACTTATCAGGGAAAACCAATGA